The proteins below come from a single Mustela erminea isolate mMusErm1 chromosome 14, mMusErm1.Pri, whole genome shotgun sequence genomic window:
- the TMEM273 gene encoding transmembrane protein 273 isoform X2, translated as MGAFAFDVGGAPVLATGKSAGAEIDIKYALIGTAVGVAILAVFLVLKICMIKKHLFDIDFSDLRSTNPGFNDTATLKKRVLRSNLNFSERDERVIEL; from the exons ATGGGAGCTTTTGCTTTTG atgtTGGAGGAGCTCCAGTGTTAGCAACGGGCAAGTCTGCTGGGGCCGAAATTG acATCAAGTATGCCCTCATTGGGACGGCTGTGGGCGTCGCCATATTGGCTGTCTTCCTGGTCCTGAAGATCTGCATGATCAAGAAGCATTTGTTTGATATCGACTTCTCAGACTTGAGAAGCACAAACCCAGGCTTCAACG ACACCGCCACACTAAAGAAGAGAGTCCTAAG GTCAAACCTCAATTTCTCTGAAAG AGATGAACGAGTGATTGAGCTCTAA